Proteins encoded together in one Variovorax paradoxus EPS window:
- a CDS encoding DUF5691 domain-containing protein, with protein MSHWNTLLQSALVGTARQPVPAADAMAGEFGGLLQAIQSGDAQGQLLRVAGAVAIGRRAGFVAPGLSPSDAPIAAADERPVLNDPALQAAIADALASGPLRLQHEGLAAVTAAGLRLPHNLLPTALDAGRRAIDLRPSVIPALGERGLWLAARNDDWRYAVGASEQADAQTRWDEGSLEQRRAVLVEQRRSDPAAARERLAAELPQLPAKERAALLGALAENIGPDDEALIDAQLKDRARDVRQAAVELLQRLPASAHVQRIEAFLAPLLSQVGGAWQLNAPEAADPRWKDDAIDPVRPTHDSLGERAWWLYQLVRQAPLSWWTTHTGMTPAALLGWAEKSDWKDALFRGWNEAILATADVHWGDAMLDHHHTRHSQRAWVGQLLALLPRERRERHWVIELGLADSGVQNVIAFADQACAPGETPSAELSLQLAAALRARVERGDLVNDYVLRQVLGNAAALLHADALHLLADLPRAAEESPGLASALSDAARIVRARQLFSTLRLSSTSSSSSQGRP; from the coding sequence ATGAGTCACTGGAACACGCTGCTGCAGAGCGCACTGGTCGGCACCGCCCGCCAGCCCGTGCCGGCGGCCGATGCAATGGCGGGCGAGTTCGGCGGATTGCTGCAGGCGATCCAGTCCGGCGACGCGCAAGGCCAGTTGCTGCGCGTCGCAGGCGCCGTCGCCATCGGGCGCCGTGCGGGCTTCGTGGCGCCGGGCCTCTCGCCCTCCGATGCGCCGATTGCCGCCGCGGATGAACGCCCCGTGCTGAACGATCCCGCGCTGCAGGCCGCCATCGCCGATGCGCTGGCAAGCGGTCCGCTCCGCCTGCAGCACGAAGGTCTCGCCGCGGTCACTGCCGCGGGCCTGCGCCTCCCCCACAACCTCCTGCCCACCGCGCTCGACGCCGGCCGCCGCGCGATCGACCTGCGGCCTTCCGTGATCCCCGCGCTCGGCGAGCGCGGCCTCTGGCTCGCCGCGCGCAACGACGACTGGCGCTACGCCGTCGGCGCCAGCGAGCAGGCCGATGCGCAGACGCGTTGGGACGAAGGCAGCCTCGAGCAACGCCGCGCGGTGCTGGTCGAACAGCGCCGCAGCGACCCCGCCGCCGCACGCGAACGCCTCGCCGCGGAGCTGCCGCAGCTTCCCGCCAAGGAACGCGCCGCGCTGCTCGGCGCGCTGGCCGAGAACATCGGCCCCGACGACGAAGCCTTGATCGACGCCCAGCTCAAGGACCGCGCCCGCGACGTGCGCCAGGCCGCGGTCGAGTTGCTGCAGCGTTTGCCCGCCAGCGCCCACGTTCAGCGCATCGAAGCCTTCCTCGCACCGCTGCTCTCACAAGTGGGCGGTGCATGGCAGTTGAACGCCCCCGAGGCCGCCGACCCGCGCTGGAAAGACGACGCCATCGACCCCGTGCGCCCCACCCACGACAGCCTCGGCGAGCGCGCCTGGTGGCTCTACCAGTTGGTGCGGCAAGCGCCGTTGTCATGGTGGACCACGCACACCGGCATGACGCCTGCCGCGCTGCTCGGCTGGGCCGAGAAGAGCGACTGGAAGGACGCCCTGTTCCGCGGCTGGAACGAAGCCATCCTCGCCACGGCCGATGTCCACTGGGGCGACGCGATGCTCGACCACCATCACACCCGACACAGCCAGCGCGCCTGGGTCGGCCAGTTGCTGGCGCTGCTGCCCCGCGAACGGCGCGAGCGCCACTGGGTGATCGAACTGGGCCTCGCGGACAGCGGCGTGCAGAACGTGATCGCCTTCGCCGACCAGGCCTGCGCACCCGGCGAAACGCCGTCGGCCGAACTCTCGCTCCAGCTTGCGGCCGCACTGCGCGCTCGCGTCGAGCGCGGCGATCTTGTCAACGACTACGTGCTGCGCCAGGTGCTCGGCAACGCGGCCGCGCTGCTGCATGCCGATGCGCTGCACCTTTTGGCCGACCTACCGCGCGCCGCCGAGGAAAGCCCCGGCCTCGCGAGCGCATTGAGCGACGCCGCGCGCATCGTGCGCGCGCGCCAGCTGTTTTCGACCCTTCGTCTTTCGTCCACTTCTTCTTCCTCATCCCAAGGCCGTCCATGA
- a CDS encoding SWIM zinc finger family protein, whose amino-acid sequence MTLSTEAVLALAPDDASAKAAKGLLAPAKWPTLGYSDEAVWGECQGSGSKPYQTQVDLSGPVFRCSCPSRKFPCKHGLALMLLRAQSGASFTAAAPPPWVAEWIASRRDKAEKKEARAAEPAAAPDPAAAAKRDAQRWKRIEAGVQELARWLDDQTQRGLAALGSEQQQAWGAMAARMVDAQAPGLGQRITQAAELIGAGEAWPARLLDRLGRLQLIVDAVPRRESLSPATLADLRIALGWPQDREGLLADGERISDHWLVLGQCIDERDAKLVERHVWLQGRASGRRALLLDYSHGGRGFETGWVSGSERAAVLCFYPGHASQRALVAELLADAPASTASATDTPDEWQRMAQQIAANPWQPLLPMVWAEAVPARHGDQWWLRLDAAPQALPMQLATQEAWQLLAHSGGAPLRVFGEWDGEQFAPLTAWASGAAAGSAPVWTLAGVRA is encoded by the coding sequence ATGACTCTCAGTACAGAAGCCGTTTTGGCGCTCGCACCCGACGATGCGTCGGCCAAGGCCGCCAAGGGCCTGCTCGCCCCGGCCAAGTGGCCCACGCTCGGGTATTCCGACGAAGCCGTCTGGGGCGAATGCCAGGGCAGCGGCAGCAAGCCGTACCAGACGCAGGTCGATCTCTCCGGCCCCGTTTTCCGCTGCTCCTGCCCCAGCCGCAAGTTCCCCTGCAAGCACGGCCTCGCGTTGATGCTGCTGCGCGCGCAAAGCGGCGCCAGCTTCACCGCCGCCGCGCCGCCGCCGTGGGTGGCCGAGTGGATCGCCTCGCGCCGCGACAAGGCCGAGAAGAAAGAAGCGCGCGCCGCCGAACCCGCGGCCGCGCCCGATCCCGCCGCGGCCGCCAAGCGCGACGCGCAGCGCTGGAAGCGCATCGAGGCCGGCGTGCAAGAGCTCGCGCGCTGGCTCGACGACCAGACCCAGCGCGGCCTCGCCGCGCTCGGCAGCGAACAGCAGCAGGCCTGGGGCGCGATGGCCGCGCGCATGGTCGACGCGCAGGCACCGGGGCTCGGGCAACGCATCACGCAGGCGGCCGAACTCATCGGCGCGGGCGAAGCCTGGCCGGCGCGCCTGCTCGACCGGCTGGGCCGTCTTCAACTGATCGTCGACGCGGTGCCGCGCCGCGAATCGCTCTCGCCGGCCACGCTGGCGGACCTCCGCATCGCGCTCGGCTGGCCGCAGGACCGCGAGGGCCTGCTCGCGGACGGCGAACGCATCAGCGACCACTGGCTCGTGCTGGGCCAATGCATCGACGAGCGCGATGCAAAGCTGGTCGAGCGCCATGTGTGGCTGCAAGGCCGCGCGAGCGGGCGACGTGCGCTGCTGCTCGACTACTCGCATGGCGGGCGTGGTTTCGAAACCGGCTGGGTCAGCGGCAGCGAGCGCGCCGCGGTGCTGTGCTTCTATCCGGGCCACGCGTCGCAGCGCGCGCTGGTGGCCGAGCTTCTGGCCGACGCGCCCGCATCGACCGCGTCCGCCACCGATACGCCCGACGAGTGGCAACGCATGGCGCAACAGATCGCCGCCAATCCCTGGCAACCGCTGCTGCCGATGGTGTGGGCCGAAGCCGTGCCCGCGCGGCACGGCGACCAATGGTGGCTGCGCCTCGACGCCGCGCCGCAGGCCTTGCCGATGCAACTGGCGACGCAGGAGGCCTGGCAGTTGCTCGCGCACTCGGGCGGCGCGCCGCTGCGGGTCTTCGGCGAATGGGACGGTGAGCAGTTCGCGCCGCTCACTGCCTGGGCTTCGGGTGCAGCGGCCGGGAGTGCGCCGGTCTGGACCTTGGCTGGAGTGCGCGCATGA
- the htpG gene encoding molecular chaperone HtpG: MADSSNTKLPFQAEVAQLLHLVTHALYSNKEIFLRELISNASDASDKLRFEALDHPELYEDQPELDVRLSFDKAARTLTITDKGIGLSRQEAIDNLGTIAKSGTKDFMSKLSGDQKADAQLIGQFGVGFYSGFIVADKISVESRRAGLPAEQGVRWISGGAGDFEVADITRAERGTSITLHLRDDADEYLNAWKLKQIVGKYSDHISLPILMEKEEWKEGENDQPGDMVKTGEWETVNKANALWSRPKKDITPEQYEEFYKSISHDYEAPLAWSHNRVEGSTEYTQLLYIPAKAPFDLWNRDKSAGVKLYVKRVFIMDDAEALLPNYLRFVKGVIDSADLPLNVSRELLQESRDVKAIREGSTKRVLSMLEDLAKKQKTSPESGEGKIDVGSGESVPAPEPTEAVTDVVDKNAPTAAETAAAAADESGKYAKFYAEFGAVLKEGLGEDMGNRDRIAKLLRFASSTSDAVTVSLADYKARMKDGQDAIYYITADTLAGAKNSPQLEVFKKKGIEVLLMTDRVDEWALNYLTEFDGTPLQSVAKGAVDLGKLQDEAEKKAAEEAAESFKPLLERLKEALKDKADDVRVTTRLVDSPACLVVQDGGMSTQLARMLKQAGQPAPDLKPVLEVNAEHALVKKLESSEHFEDLANILFDQALLAEGGLPADPAAYVRRVNALLV; the protein is encoded by the coding sequence ATGGCTGATTCCTCCAACACCAAACTCCCCTTCCAGGCCGAAGTCGCGCAGCTGCTGCACCTCGTCACGCACGCGCTCTACTCCAACAAGGAAATCTTCCTGCGCGAGCTGATCTCGAACGCGTCCGACGCGTCCGACAAGCTGCGTTTCGAGGCGCTCGACCACCCCGAGCTGTACGAAGACCAGCCCGAGCTGGACGTGCGCCTCTCGTTCGACAAGGCCGCCCGCACTCTCACCATCACCGACAAGGGCATCGGCCTGTCGCGCCAGGAAGCCATCGACAACCTCGGCACGATCGCCAAGAGCGGCACCAAGGACTTCATGAGCAAGCTGAGCGGCGACCAGAAGGCCGACGCGCAGCTCATCGGCCAGTTCGGCGTGGGCTTCTATTCGGGCTTCATCGTGGCCGACAAGATCTCGGTGGAATCGCGCCGCGCCGGCCTCCCGGCCGAGCAGGGCGTGCGCTGGATCAGCGGCGGCGCCGGCGATTTCGAGGTGGCCGACATCACCCGCGCCGAGCGCGGCACCAGCATCACGCTGCACCTGCGCGACGACGCCGACGAATACCTCAACGCCTGGAAGTTGAAGCAGATCGTCGGCAAGTATTCCGACCACATCTCGCTCCCGATCCTCATGGAAAAGGAAGAGTGGAAGGAGGGCGAGAACGACCAGCCCGGCGACATGGTGAAGACCGGCGAATGGGAAACGGTCAACAAGGCCAACGCCCTCTGGAGCCGTCCCAAGAAGGACATCACGCCCGAGCAGTACGAGGAGTTCTACAAGAGCATCAGCCACGACTACGAGGCGCCGCTCGCCTGGAGCCACAACCGCGTGGAAGGCAGCACCGAGTACACGCAGCTGCTCTACATCCCCGCCAAGGCGCCGTTCGATCTGTGGAACCGCGACAAGAGCGCGGGCGTGAAGCTCTACGTCAAGCGCGTCTTCATCATGGACGACGCCGAGGCGCTGCTGCCGAACTACCTGCGCTTCGTGAAGGGCGTGATCGACTCGGCCGACCTGCCGCTGAACGTGAGCCGCGAGCTGCTGCAGGAAAGCCGCGACGTGAAGGCGATCCGCGAGGGCAGCACCAAGCGCGTGCTCTCCATGCTGGAAGACCTGGCGAAGAAGCAGAAGACCTCGCCCGAGAGCGGCGAAGGCAAGATCGACGTGGGCTCGGGCGAATCGGTGCCGGCTCCCGAGCCGACCGAAGCGGTGACGGACGTGGTCGACAAGAATGCGCCCACCGCCGCCGAAACTGCTGCCGCTGCGGCGGATGAGTCGGGCAAGTACGCCAAGTTCTACGCCGAGTTCGGCGCGGTGCTCAAAGAGGGCCTGGGCGAAGACATGGGCAACCGCGACCGCATTGCCAAGCTGCTGCGTTTCGCCTCGAGCACCAGCGACGCCGTGACCGTGAGTCTGGCCGACTACAAGGCGCGCATGAAGGACGGCCAGGACGCCATCTACTACATCACGGCCGACACCCTGGCCGGCGCCAAGAACAGCCCGCAGCTCGAGGTCTTCAAGAAGAAGGGCATCGAGGTGCTGCTCATGACCGACCGCGTGGACGAGTGGGCGCTCAACTACCTCACCGAGTTCGACGGCACGCCGCTGCAGAGCGTGGCCAAGGGCGCGGTCGACCTGGGCAAGCTGCAGGACGAGGCCGAGAAGAAGGCGGCAGAAGAGGCCGCCGAATCCTTCAAGCCGCTGCTCGAGCGCCTGAAGGAAGCCCTCAAGGACAAGGCCGACGACGTGCGCGTGACCACCCGCCTCGTCGACTCGCCCGCCTGCCTCGTGGTGCAGGACGGCGGCATGAGCACGCAGCTCGCGCGCATGTTGAAGCAAGCCGGCCAGCCCGCGCCCGATCTGAAGCCGGTGCTCGAAGTCAACGCCGAGCACGCGCTGGTGAAGAAGCTCGAGAGCTCCGAGCACTTCGAGGACCTCGCCAACATCCTGTTCGACCAGGCACTGCTCGCCGAAGGGGGCCTCCCGGCCGATCCCGCCGCCTACGTGAGGCGCGTCAACGCGCTGTTGGTGTGA
- a CDS encoding ABC transporter substrate-binding protein, whose protein sequence is MRIPANRNIAAVMAIAFAGFAAFYLPSQNAAAQGTVNALCSTDAGWCEAAAAAFTRETGIKVQQAHKGTGEIGAQLRAEAANPKTDIWWGGTGDPFLQAAEQGLLEPYRPAYINDLHDWAVRQYALSQNMVGGFYTSAIGFGFNTDVLKKKKLHEPKCWADLVKPEYKGEIEISHPASSGTAYTIIAGLVQQMGEDAAFDYLKKLHRNVTSYTRSGQAQAPNVAKGEVAIGVSFIFGFERWRYDKFPVKTAAPCEGTGYEIGGIALVKGARNKENAKRYYDWLMSPKGQAIGGTVGSLQSPANKTFKPDARIPSMADVKLIKYDFQKYGQAAERKRLIDRWTREVESQPR, encoded by the coding sequence ATGCGCATCCCAGCCAACCGGAACATCGCGGCCGTCATGGCCATCGCCTTCGCCGGCTTCGCGGCTTTCTACCTGCCGTCGCAGAACGCGGCCGCGCAGGGCACGGTCAACGCGCTGTGCAGCACCGACGCCGGCTGGTGCGAAGCCGCCGCGGCAGCCTTCACGCGCGAGACCGGCATCAAGGTGCAGCAGGCGCACAAGGGCACCGGCGAGATCGGTGCGCAGCTGCGCGCCGAAGCCGCGAACCCCAAGACCGACATCTGGTGGGGCGGCACCGGCGACCCGTTCCTGCAGGCGGCCGAACAGGGGCTGCTCGAGCCCTATCGGCCCGCCTACATCAACGACCTGCACGACTGGGCGGTGCGGCAGTACGCGCTGTCGCAGAACATGGTGGGTGGCTTCTACACGAGCGCGATCGGCTTCGGCTTCAACACCGACGTGCTCAAGAAAAAGAAGCTGCATGAACCCAAGTGCTGGGCCGACCTGGTCAAGCCCGAATACAAGGGCGAGATCGAGATCTCGCACCCTGCATCGAGCGGCACCGCCTACACCATCATCGCGGGCCTCGTGCAGCAGATGGGCGAGGACGCGGCCTTCGACTACCTGAAGAAGCTGCACAGGAACGTGACCAGCTACACCCGCAGCGGCCAGGCGCAGGCGCCCAACGTTGCCAAGGGCGAAGTGGCCATCGGCGTGAGCTTCATCTTCGGCTTCGAGCGCTGGCGGTATGACAAATTTCCTGTGAAGACCGCCGCGCCGTGCGAAGGCACGGGCTACGAGATCGGCGGCATCGCGCTCGTGAAAGGCGCGCGCAACAAGGAAAACGCCAAGCGCTACTACGACTGGCTCATGAGCCCGAAGGGCCAGGCCATCGGCGGCACGGTGGGCAGCCTGCAGTCGCCGGCCAACAAGACCTTCAAACCCGATGCGCGCATTCCGTCGATGGCCGATGTGAAGCTCATCAAGTACGACTTCCAGAAGTACGGGCAGGCGGCCGAGCGCAAGCGGCTGATCGATCGGTGGACGCGGGAGGTCGAATCGCAGCCGCGCTGA
- a CDS encoding LysR family transcriptional regulator: MSQRLQGIEEFVAAVEAGSFALAAQRLHVTRSAVAKSIARLEARLNTRLFLRTTRSQSLTEEGHGYYERCRRALAELDAAEAVTDTARSTVAGLVRISMPAMFGRLKVGPLLLALARRHPALSLELAFSDRRVDLVEEGLDLAIRSGELADTSELVARPVGVQWMVLCAAPAYLAERGHPRGIEALTASQTSHTPHEAVLYARDGQVSTWHFHGADGRLVDVTLPSRLRCDSAEVLLEAAIGGMGLARLPAWLAADALTAGTLVRVFEEPKPFGFELNVIRSRSRYLPFKTRVVIDWLAEHLPPLLAVP, from the coding sequence ATGAGCCAGCGCCTGCAGGGCATCGAAGAGTTCGTCGCGGCAGTGGAAGCGGGCAGCTTCGCCCTCGCGGCGCAGCGGCTGCATGTCACCCGTTCTGCGGTTGCCAAGAGCATCGCGCGGCTCGAGGCGCGGCTGAACACGCGGCTGTTCCTTCGCACCACGCGCAGCCAGAGCCTCACCGAGGAAGGCCATGGCTACTACGAGCGCTGCCGCCGCGCGCTGGCCGAGCTCGACGCGGCCGAAGCCGTGACCGACACGGCGCGCAGCACGGTAGCGGGCCTCGTGCGCATCAGCATGCCGGCCATGTTCGGCCGGCTCAAGGTCGGGCCGCTGCTGCTGGCACTGGCGCGCCGGCATCCGGCGCTGTCGCTCGAACTCGCGTTCAGCGACCGGCGTGTGGACCTGGTCGAAGAGGGGCTCGATCTCGCGATCCGCAGCGGCGAGCTGGCGGACACCTCGGAGCTCGTTGCGCGGCCGGTCGGCGTGCAGTGGATGGTGCTGTGCGCCGCGCCCGCGTACCTGGCCGAGCGCGGGCATCCGCGCGGCATCGAGGCACTCACCGCGTCGCAGACGTCGCACACGCCGCATGAAGCCGTGCTCTATGCGCGCGACGGACAGGTCTCGACCTGGCACTTCCACGGTGCCGACGGCCGGCTCGTCGACGTGACGCTTCCTTCGCGCCTGCGCTGCGACAGCGCCGAGGTGCTGCTCGAAGCAGCCATCGGCGGCATGGGCCTGGCGCGCCTGCCCGCGTGGCTCGCGGCGGATGCGCTGACTGCCGGCACGCTGGTGCGCGTGTTCGAGGAGCCCAAACCCTTCGGCTTCGAGCTGAATGTGATCCGCTCGCGCAGCCGCTACCTGCCGTTCAAGACGCGCGTGGTGATCGACTGGCTGGCCGAGCACCTGCCGCCGCTGCTGGCCGTGCCGTGA
- a CDS encoding zinc-dependent alcohol dehydrogenase family protein, giving the protein MQEPQTLRRWQLPQFGRAHLEQAEAPLPVPGAGQILVRVGAVSLNYRDLLMIRDGMGMKLDLPFTPGSDMAGTVVAAGPGVTRFAVGDRVVSTFWGGWIDSHWHSDAVLAGGPGPGMLASHVLIDAAWAVAAPATLNLAEASTLPCAGLTAWFALAETGALRAGETVLIHGTGGVALFGLQIARLHGARAIVVTGSEDKREQTLALGASHVLMRDSDWPAEVRRLTNGRGADHVLELSSGPNLDRSLQAAKQGGRVSIIGMLGGETLSASFYAMVLGRATVQGIGVGHRRALEDLVRAIDINALKPVIAAQYEFDALPSALDRLERGAFGKIVITL; this is encoded by the coding sequence ATGCAAGAACCTCAGACGCTGCGCCGCTGGCAGCTTCCCCAATTCGGCCGTGCCCATCTCGAACAGGCCGAGGCGCCGCTGCCCGTACCAGGCGCGGGCCAGATCCTCGTGCGGGTCGGCGCCGTGTCGCTCAACTACCGCGACCTCCTGATGATTCGCGACGGCATGGGCATGAAGCTCGACCTGCCCTTCACGCCCGGCTCCGACATGGCGGGCACGGTGGTGGCCGCGGGCCCTGGCGTGACGCGCTTCGCCGTGGGCGATCGCGTCGTCAGCACCTTCTGGGGCGGGTGGATCGACAGCCACTGGCACAGCGACGCCGTGCTCGCCGGCGGGCCTGGGCCGGGCATGCTCGCATCGCATGTGCTGATCGACGCGGCGTGGGCGGTGGCCGCGCCCGCCACGCTGAACCTGGCCGAAGCCAGCACGCTGCCTTGCGCAGGACTCACCGCATGGTTCGCGCTCGCCGAAACCGGCGCGTTGCGCGCGGGCGAAACCGTGCTGATCCACGGCACCGGCGGCGTCGCGCTGTTCGGCTTGCAAATCGCGCGGCTGCATGGCGCGCGAGCCATCGTGGTGACGGGGAGCGAGGACAAGCGCGAACAAACGCTCGCGCTCGGCGCCTCGCACGTGCTGATGCGCGACAGCGATTGGCCCGCGGAAGTGCGCAGGCTCACGAACGGACGCGGCGCGGACCATGTGCTCGAACTGTCGAGCGGCCCGAACCTCGATCGCTCGCTGCAGGCCGCCAAGCAAGGCGGGCGCGTGTCGATCATCGGCATGCTCGGCGGCGAGACCTTGAGCGCATCGTTCTATGCCATGGTGCTTGGCCGCGCGACGGTGCAAGGCATCGGCGTCGGGCATCGTCGCGCGCTCGAAGATCTGGTGCGCGCCATCGACATCAACGCGCTCAAGCCTGTGATCGCGGCGCAGTACGAATTCGATGCGCTGCCCTCCGCACTCGACCGCCTGGAACGCGGCGCATTCGGGAAGATCGTCATCACGCTTTGA
- the aqpZ gene encoding aquaporin Z → MEHSTYKKWSAEFIGTFWLTLGGCGSAVLAAAFPGVGIGLLGVSLAFGLTVVTGAYALGPISGGHFNPAVSIGLAAAGRFKASQLAGYIVSQVLGAIAAAGILYLIATGKPGADIGGFATNGYGEHSPGKYGLYAAALCEVVMTAVFLIVILGSTAKRAAGGFAGMAIGLCLTLIHLISIPVTNTSVNPARSTGPALFGPSHAVSELWLFWVAPIVGAIIGAVIYRTVLSNGNDD, encoded by the coding sequence ATGGAACACAGTACCTACAAAAAGTGGTCGGCCGAATTCATTGGTACTTTCTGGCTCACGCTCGGAGGCTGCGGAAGCGCGGTCCTGGCGGCGGCCTTTCCGGGTGTGGGCATCGGCCTGCTCGGGGTCTCGCTGGCCTTCGGTCTCACGGTGGTGACAGGCGCCTATGCGCTGGGGCCGATCTCGGGCGGCCACTTCAATCCGGCGGTGTCGATCGGCCTCGCAGCCGCGGGCCGTTTCAAGGCCTCGCAACTCGCGGGCTACATCGTGTCGCAGGTGCTCGGCGCGATTGCGGCGGCCGGCATTCTCTATCTCATTGCCACGGGCAAACCGGGTGCCGACATCGGCGGCTTCGCCACCAATGGCTATGGCGAACACTCGCCCGGCAAGTACGGCCTGTATGCCGCAGCGCTGTGCGAAGTGGTGATGACGGCCGTGTTCCTGATCGTGATCCTCGGCTCGACGGCCAAGCGCGCAGCGGGCGGCTTCGCGGGCATGGCCATTGGCCTGTGCCTCACATTGATCCACCTGATCTCGATCCCGGTGACCAACACCTCGGTGAACCCGGCGCGCAGCACAGGCCCGGCCCTCTTCGGGCCGTCCCATGCGGTGTCGGAACTGTGGCTCTTCTGGGTCGCGCCCATCGTGGGCGCGATCATCGGCGCAGTGATCTACCGCACCGTTCTCAGCAACGGCAACGACGACTGA
- a CDS encoding sensor histidine kinase — protein MTDGAAQSGRWWRPRSLRMQLLLWLITLHLVGAVATAWFSFLAYGNLVHNALDDQMRLVAESYAGNDPPKMPRAVDGEAAFTRGAFVVQIWSADGTALRASSWPLLTVPLQPGNGFRNVSTGTQASASWRVFTAEPGPRADQPRVQVLQNEDYRRRRALRRALLEGLPIALLLPAALLMLWLIVSAASRSLRGVARDVASQDERSLTDLSLARMPDEIAPLVGAFNNLLARVRNAFATQRRFVQDAAHELRTPMAAIGLQIENLRAHVPAGEATDRFNQLEAGVTRAQHLIEQLLSLSRQDAPQRAMAREAIDIEVLLRESVSQLMVLADARRVDVGFEGSITPVVSAPAPELRSVFDNLIDNALRYAPEGGVVDVRLHEAEGHAVVDVLDNGPGIPESAMGRVFDRFFRVPGAAAGGSGLGLAIARTAAERNGMRIELRNRDDGPGLMARVHLRASPLSRS, from the coding sequence ATGACGGATGGCGCTGCGCAGTCCGGCCGCTGGTGGCGTCCGCGCTCGCTGCGCATGCAGTTGCTGCTGTGGTTGATCACGCTGCACCTGGTCGGCGCGGTCGCAACCGCATGGTTTTCCTTTCTCGCGTACGGCAACCTGGTTCACAACGCGCTGGACGACCAGATGCGGCTGGTGGCTGAGTCGTATGCGGGCAACGATCCGCCCAAGATGCCGCGCGCGGTCGATGGCGAAGCCGCGTTCACGCGCGGCGCCTTCGTCGTTCAGATCTGGAGCGCCGACGGCACCGCGCTGCGCGCGAGCTCATGGCCGCTGCTGACGGTGCCGCTGCAGCCCGGCAACGGCTTCCGCAACGTGAGCACCGGCACGCAGGCGAGCGCGAGTTGGCGCGTCTTCACCGCCGAGCCCGGCCCGCGAGCCGACCAGCCGCGCGTGCAGGTGCTGCAGAACGAGGACTACCGTCGCCGTCGCGCATTGCGCCGTGCGTTGCTCGAAGGCTTGCCGATTGCGCTGCTGCTGCCGGCGGCGCTGCTGATGCTGTGGCTCATCGTGTCCGCGGCCTCGCGATCGCTGCGCGGCGTGGCGCGCGACGTGGCATCGCAGGACGAACGCAGCCTCACCGATCTCTCGCTGGCGCGCATGCCCGACGAGATCGCGCCGCTAGTGGGCGCTTTCAACAACCTGCTGGCCCGCGTGCGCAATGCCTTCGCCACCCAGCGGCGCTTCGTGCAGGACGCGGCGCACGAGCTGCGCACGCCCATGGCCGCCATCGGCCTGCAGATCGAGAACCTGCGCGCGCACGTGCCGGCCGGCGAAGCCACGGACCGCTTCAACCAGCTCGAAGCGGGTGTCACGCGCGCGCAGCACCTCATCGAGCAGTTGCTGAGCCTCTCGCGGCAGGACGCGCCGCAGCGCGCCATGGCGCGCGAGGCCATCGACATCGAGGTGCTGCTGCGCGAGAGCGTGAGCCAACTGATGGTGCTGGCCGATGCGCGGCGCGTGGACGTGGGCTTCGAAGGCAGCATCACGCCGGTGGTGTCCGCGCCAGCGCCCGAGTTGCGCAGCGTGTTCGACAACCTGATCGACAACGCGCTGCGCTATGCGCCCGAAGGTGGCGTGGTCGATGTGCGGCTGCACGAGGCCGAGGGCCATGCGGTGGTCGATGTGCTGGACAACGGTCCGGGCATTCCGGAGAGCGCCATGGGGCGCGTGTTCGATCGCTTCTTTCGCGTGCCGGGCGCGGCCGCCGGCGGCAGCGGACTCGGATTGGCGATTGCGCGAACCGCCGCCGAGCGCAACGGCATGCGCATCGAATTGCGCAACCGCGACGACGGTCCGGGGCTCATGGCGCGCGTGCATCTGCGGGCATCCCCGCTAAGCCGCAGCTAA
- a CDS encoding response regulator transcription factor — protein MRVLLVEDDEMIGRSLKQALEGAGWSADWVRDGELAQSALGDGGYTCVLLDLGLPKQDGTDVLRRARERGDATPVLVLTARDGLDDRINSLDLGADDYLLKPFEFRELLARMRAIVRRRDGAAHSLVGSGVLQLDLTTREVLVNGAREALTAREFALLHALLERPGAILSREQLENRIYGWGEEVTSNAIDVLIHGMRRKLGAESIRNVRGLGWRVAA, from the coding sequence ATGCGCGTGCTTTTGGTGGAAGACGATGAAATGATCGGGCGCAGCCTGAAACAGGCGCTCGAGGGCGCGGGCTGGTCCGCCGACTGGGTGCGCGACGGCGAGCTCGCGCAGAGCGCGTTGGGCGACGGCGGCTACACCTGCGTGCTGCTCGACCTGGGCCTGCCCAAGCAGGACGGCACCGACGTGCTGCGGCGCGCGCGCGAACGCGGCGATGCAACGCCGGTGCTGGTGCTCACGGCCCGCGACGGCCTCGACGACCGCATCAACAGCCTGGACCTCGGGGCGGACGACTACCTGCTCAAGCCCTTCGAGTTCCGCGAACTGCTCGCGCGCATGCGGGCCATCGTGCGCCGCCGTGATGGCGCGGCGCATTCGCTGGTGGGCAGCGGTGTCCTGCAGCTGGACCTGACGACGCGCGAGGTGCTGGTGAATGGCGCGCGCGAGGCGCTGACAGCGCGCGAATTCGCGCTCCTGCATGCGCTGCTGGAGCGGCCGGGTGCCATCCTTTCCCGCGAGCAACTCGAAAACCGCATCTACGGCTGGGGCGAAGAAGTGACCAGCAACGCCATCGACGTGCTGATCCACGGCATGCGCCGCAAGCTCGGTGCCGAGTCGATTCGCAATGTGCGCGGACTGGGCTGGCGCGTGGCTGCATGA